The Cellulomonas wangleii genome includes a region encoding these proteins:
- a CDS encoding LacI family DNA-binding transcriptional regulator: MPATARRPTLTAVAERAGVSIATVSKVVNRHTDVAPATRERVEAAVAELGYRTPGARHAETRRTVEFMVDKLDSPYAMEVLRGVTLAAEEVDVDVTVSRVRRGGGDRPEPPSSWTRRLISARRTGAIVVTAQVTDTTYDSIARARLPVVVIDPLHLTTPELVSVGSTNWTGGRTAGEHLLGLGHTRIGVVAGPEASISAVARVDGFRSACQAAGVTLDPALVRHVAFDHDAALRAADDLLRRADPPTALLASSDAQALGVLEAARRLGLVVPRDLSVVGYDDTYVAAWTNPPLTTVHQPLRDIGRVALRTVLAMDAGRMPDSHHIELATSLVVRDSTAPPAQPPAPREGPR; encoded by the coding sequence ATGCCCGCAACCGCACGACGCCCGACGCTCACCGCCGTCGCCGAGCGCGCCGGCGTGTCGATCGCGACCGTCTCCAAGGTCGTCAACCGGCACACCGACGTGGCACCGGCCACCCGTGAGCGCGTCGAGGCCGCGGTCGCCGAGCTCGGCTACCGCACCCCCGGGGCGCGCCACGCCGAAACCCGGCGCACGGTCGAGTTCATGGTCGACAAGCTCGACAGCCCGTACGCGATGGAGGTGCTGCGCGGCGTCACCCTCGCCGCCGAGGAGGTGGACGTCGACGTCACCGTCTCGCGCGTACGGCGCGGCGGGGGCGACCGGCCCGAGCCGCCGTCCAGCTGGACGCGGCGGCTGATCTCGGCACGCCGCACCGGCGCGATCGTCGTGACGGCGCAGGTCACCGACACCACGTACGACAGCATCGCCCGTGCGCGGCTGCCCGTGGTCGTCATCGACCCGCTGCACCTGACGACTCCCGAGCTGGTCTCGGTCGGCTCGACCAACTGGACCGGCGGGCGCACCGCCGGTGAGCACCTGCTGGGCCTGGGGCACACCCGCATCGGCGTCGTCGCGGGCCCCGAGGCGTCCATCAGCGCCGTCGCGCGTGTCGACGGCTTCCGCTCCGCCTGCCAGGCGGCGGGCGTCACCCTGGACCCCGCGCTGGTGCGGCACGTCGCGTTCGACCACGACGCCGCGCTGCGCGCCGCTGACGACCTGCTGCGTCGCGCCGACCCGCCCACCGCCCTCCTGGCCAGCAGCGACGCCCAGGCCCTGGGGGTCCTCGAGGCTGCGCGCCGCCTCGGTCTGGTGGTGCCGCGCGACCTGTCCGTCGTCGGCTACGACGACACCTACGTCGCCGCCTGGACCAACCCGCCGCTGACCACCGTGCACCAGCCGCTGCGGGACATCGGGCGCGTCGCGCTGCGCACGGTCCTGGCCATGGACGCCGGCCGCATGCCCGACTCGCACCACATCGAGCTGGCGACGTCCCTCGTCGTCCGCGACTCCACCGCCCCGCCGGCACAGCCGCCGGCGCCTCGGGAAGGACCACGTTGA
- a CDS encoding ABC transporter substrate-binding protein, giving the protein MSSTIARRVRATAAVVGVALALAACGSGTTPQLGDGGTAAPGGSGDAAIVWGLEGGQSESYLAAVDRWNEEHPDRPIELQMFGNQGYKDKLRIALGAGQGPDLMFSWGGAALKTYVDAGYVEPIEDPAITDRYLPSVLDTVTFDGKVYGAAINNIQPVVILYNDAVFRQVGAEPPTTWDELLDLVPVFEEEGIAPIALAGQSKWPQLPYLGYLVDRIGGPEVFDAIVANEPDAWSHPAVTQALTEIQALVEAGGFVDDYASIAYETGAADALLYTGRAAMMVVLSQAYSNIKTAAPDFVESGDLKAVPFPAYDGGAGDPANLVGNPSNFWSVNASASDEHKETVLAFLAEQVMNEEYIGEILDRSAVPGVTTARDQITEREDTFAEMVVDLTEAAPHFQLSWDQAISPSQAEQLTTHLDRVFLLQTTPEEFVSAMNATLDAK; this is encoded by the coding sequence ATGAGTTCCACCATTGCGCGGCGGGTGCGCGCGACCGCCGCCGTCGTCGGCGTCGCCCTCGCCCTGGCGGCCTGCGGATCCGGTACGACGCCCCAGCTCGGTGACGGCGGCACCGCCGCCCCCGGCGGCAGCGGCGACGCCGCGATCGTCTGGGGTCTCGAGGGCGGTCAGTCGGAGTCGTACCTCGCTGCGGTCGACCGCTGGAACGAGGAGCACCCCGACCGCCCCATCGAGCTGCAGATGTTCGGCAACCAGGGCTACAAGGACAAGCTCCGCATCGCCCTCGGTGCCGGCCAGGGCCCCGACCTGATGTTCAGCTGGGGCGGCGCGGCGCTGAAGACGTACGTCGACGCCGGCTACGTCGAGCCCATCGAGGACCCCGCGATCACCGACCGGTACCTGCCGTCGGTGCTCGACACCGTGACGTTCGACGGCAAGGTCTACGGGGCCGCGATCAACAACATCCAGCCCGTCGTCATCCTCTACAACGACGCGGTCTTCCGGCAGGTCGGCGCCGAGCCGCCCACGACCTGGGACGAGCTGCTCGACCTCGTGCCCGTGTTCGAGGAGGAGGGCATCGCCCCGATCGCCCTAGCCGGCCAGTCCAAGTGGCCGCAGCTGCCCTACCTGGGGTACCTCGTCGACCGCATCGGCGGGCCTGAGGTGTTCGACGCGATCGTGGCGAACGAGCCCGACGCGTGGTCCCACCCGGCGGTCACGCAGGCGCTCACCGAGATCCAGGCCCTCGTGGAGGCCGGCGGCTTCGTCGACGACTACGCGTCGATCGCCTACGAGACCGGCGCGGCCGACGCGCTGCTCTACACCGGGCGCGCCGCGATGATGGTCGTCCTGTCGCAGGCGTACTCCAACATCAAGACCGCTGCACCGGACTTCGTGGAGTCCGGCGACCTCAAGGCCGTCCCCTTCCCCGCCTACGACGGCGGTGCCGGGGACCCGGCCAACCTGGTGGGCAACCCGTCGAACTTCTGGTCCGTCAACGCCTCGGCGAGCGACGAGCACAAGGAGACGGTGCTGGCGTTCCTCGCCGAGCAGGTGATGAACGAGGAGTACATCGGCGAGATCCTCGACCGGTCCGCGGTCCCGGGCGTCACCACCGCGCGCGACCAGATCACCGAGCGCGAGGACACGTTCGCCGAGATGGTCGTCGACCTCACCGAGGCCGCACCGCACTTCCAGCTCTCCTGGGACCAGGCGATCAGCCCGTCGCAGGCCGAGCAGCTCACGACCCACCTCGACCGCGTGTTCCTGCTGCAGACCACGCCGGAGGAGTTCGTGTCGGCGATGAACGCGACGCTGGACGCGAAGTGA
- a CDS encoding carbohydrate ABC transporter permease: MTTTLPAVPAGAAGTRGGGAPARRRSERQPVSAWLLAPALILFGGFALVPLGGAVALSFTSWNGLGTPAWLGLDNWGAVLTDHVTWLTLWITLQVMVGTWLVQTPLSLLLGVYLAPRGRWRAWMAAVYFIALLMSSSAVALVFKNLLDPNFGLAGPAGPGFLRHSWLGDPNTVLIAVILIIAWHFVPLHTLLYHAGARQIPGSLYEAAQLDGAGTVRRFFSITMPQLRYTIVTSSTLMLVGSLTYFDLVFVLTAGGPGYATRLLPLHMYLTGFTATEMGRASAIATILAVVGLALSLGLTRLSGFTRMQSQQEGM; this comes from the coding sequence GTGACGACCACCCTCCCTGCCGTCCCCGCGGGTGCCGCCGGCACCCGCGGGGGCGGTGCCCCCGCGCGGCGACGCAGCGAGCGGCAGCCGGTCTCGGCGTGGCTGCTCGCACCCGCACTGATCCTGTTCGGCGGGTTCGCGCTCGTCCCCCTCGGCGGCGCCGTCGCGCTGTCGTTCACCTCGTGGAACGGGCTGGGCACACCCGCCTGGCTCGGCCTCGACAACTGGGGCGCGGTCCTCACCGACCACGTCACCTGGCTCACCCTGTGGATCACGCTGCAGGTGATGGTCGGCACCTGGCTCGTCCAGACGCCGCTGAGCCTCCTGCTGGGCGTCTACCTGGCGCCGCGCGGCCGGTGGCGGGCGTGGATGGCCGCGGTGTACTTCATCGCCCTGCTGATGTCGTCGTCCGCCGTCGCGCTGGTGTTCAAGAACCTGCTGGACCCGAACTTCGGTCTCGCGGGGCCGGCCGGCCCGGGGTTCCTGCGGCACAGCTGGCTCGGTGACCCGAACACCGTGCTCATCGCCGTGATCCTCATCATCGCGTGGCACTTCGTGCCGCTGCACACGCTGCTGTACCATGCGGGCGCGCGGCAGATCCCCGGCTCGCTGTACGAGGCGGCGCAGCTCGACGGCGCGGGCACCGTGCGCCGGTTCTTCTCGATCACGATGCCGCAGCTGAGGTACACGATCGTCACGTCGTCGACGCTCATGCTCGTGGGTTCGCTGACGTACTTCGACCTCGTCTTCGTGCTCACCGCCGGCGGCCCGGGCTACGCGACGCGGCTGCTGCCGCTGCACATGTACCTCACCGGCTTCACCGCCACCGAGATGGGCCGGGCCAGCGCGATCGCCACCATCCTCGCCGTCGTCGGCCTGGCGCTGTCCCTCGGCCTGACACGCCTGTCCGGCTTCACCCGGATGCAGAGCCAGCAGGAGGGCATGTGA
- a CDS encoding carbohydrate ABC transporter permease, with protein sequence MVTTEAVRPATSTAEAPPRRRDRIRPNLPAGVGSLLWLSVVIVPVYWVVVTSLRTQQHFFTDHPLGLPTEPTLDSYRQVIDSGFDRYLLNSVVVTVGAVALTIVVALLAAYTITRNTSRFVARSFSLFLLGLAIPLQAAIVPIFYMITKMGLYDTLLALVLPTAAFAVPITVIILVNFLRDIPKELFESMRVDGAGEWQVLTRLVLPLSRPAIATVAIYDGLNAWNGFLFPLVLTQSPEQRVLPLALWAFQGELTINVPAVMAAVVLSALPIFLLYVIGRRQLVAGLTAGFGK encoded by the coding sequence ATGGTCACCACCGAGGCCGTGCGCCCCGCCACCTCCACCGCGGAGGCCCCGCCGCGCCGCCGCGACCGGATCCGCCCCAACCTGCCCGCCGGCGTCGGCTCGCTGCTGTGGCTCTCCGTCGTCATCGTGCCCGTGTACTGGGTGGTGGTGACGAGCCTGCGCACGCAGCAGCACTTCTTCACCGACCACCCGCTGGGGCTGCCCACCGAGCCGACGCTCGACAGCTACCGCCAGGTCATCGACAGCGGGTTCGACCGCTACCTGCTCAACTCGGTGGTCGTCACCGTGGGCGCCGTCGCCCTGACCATCGTCGTCGCGCTGCTCGCGGCGTACACGATCACGCGCAACACCTCGCGGTTCGTGGCCCGGTCGTTCTCGCTCTTCCTGCTGGGTCTGGCGATCCCGCTGCAGGCCGCGATCGTCCCGATCTTCTACATGATCACCAAGATGGGGCTGTACGACACGCTCCTGGCGCTCGTGCTCCCCACCGCGGCGTTCGCGGTGCCGATCACCGTGATCATCCTGGTGAACTTCCTGCGGGACATCCCCAAGGAGCTGTTCGAGTCGATGCGCGTGGACGGCGCGGGGGAGTGGCAGGTGCTCACCCGCCTCGTGCTGCCGCTGAGCCGCCCCGCCATCGCGACGGTCGCCATCTACGACGGCCTCAACGCGTGGAACGGGTTCCTCTTCCCCCTCGTGCTCACCCAGAGCCCCGAGCAGCGCGTGCTGCCGCTCGCGCTGTGGGCGTTCCAGGGCGAGCTCACCATCAACGTCCCCGCCGTCATGGCCGCCGTCGTACTGTCGGCCCTGCCGATCTTCCTGCTGTACGTCATCGGACGTCGTCAGCTCGTCGCCGGCCTCACCGCCGGCTTCGGCAAGTGA
- a CDS encoding sugar phosphate isomerase/epimerase family protein, protein MSDTRLTSDRWPIAAAMLPFPASQDAPADTWVDHLAQVAYEGFTEVDLTDSWIQPGDLSPARIEELREALATVGLDPIALSAIRRSVIDPETGDENLAYSHRTIDAAAALGTKIVSVGLHRPLLPAQREVLWFWTEEGPADSTDPETWALAVSRLRELGEHAASVGVELSLEMYEDTLLGTAESAVRLVKDIDHPSVGLNPDLGNLIRLHRPIEDFQAAVAACLPVSNYWHVKSYFRDEDRSTGSYVALPAPMEMGMVSYRTAIRTAVDAGFTGPFCVEHYGGDGLSVSARNARYIRRMLAVATGEAREQVLRNVAAAR, encoded by the coding sequence ATGTCCGACACCCGCCTCACCAGCGACCGGTGGCCGATCGCCGCCGCGATGCTCCCGTTCCCCGCCTCGCAGGACGCCCCGGCCGACACCTGGGTCGACCACCTCGCCCAGGTGGCGTACGAGGGGTTCACGGAGGTCGACCTCACCGACTCCTGGATCCAGCCGGGCGACCTGTCGCCGGCGCGCATCGAGGAGCTGCGTGAGGCGCTGGCGACCGTCGGGCTGGACCCGATCGCGCTGTCCGCGATCCGCCGCTCGGTGATCGACCCCGAGACGGGCGACGAGAACCTCGCGTACTCGCACCGCACGATCGACGCGGCGGCCGCGCTCGGCACCAAGATCGTCAGTGTCGGGCTGCACCGCCCGCTGCTGCCGGCGCAGCGCGAGGTGCTGTGGTTCTGGACCGAGGAGGGGCCGGCCGACTCGACCGACCCCGAGACGTGGGCGCTCGCGGTCTCCCGGCTGCGGGAGCTCGGCGAGCACGCCGCCTCGGTCGGCGTCGAGCTGTCGCTCGAGATGTACGAGGACACCCTGCTCGGGACCGCCGAGTCGGCCGTCCGCCTCGTGAAGGACATCGACCACCCGAGCGTCGGCCTCAACCCCGACCTCGGCAACCTCATCCGCCTGCACCGGCCGATCGAGGACTTCCAGGCGGCCGTCGCCGCGTGCCTGCCGGTGTCGAACTACTGGCACGTGAAGAGCTACTTCCGCGACGAGGACCGCAGCACCGGGTCGTACGTCGCGCTGCCCGCCCCCATGGAGATGGGCATGGTGAGCTACCGCACCGCCATCCGCACCGCCGTCGACGCCGGGTTCACCGGGCCGTTCTGCGTCGAGCACTACGGCGGCGACGGGCTGTCGGTGTCCGCGCGCAACGCGCGGTACATCCGCCGCATGCTCGCGGTGGCGACGGGCGAGGCGCGCGAGCAGGTCCTGCGCAACGTGGCGGCCGCCCGATGA
- a CDS encoding NAD(P)-dependent oxidoreductase, which yields MSARVAVLGLGAMGLPMATALARTFDVVAFDIAPERVALAVEAGATGAATVAEACAGTDVVVVGVRDGAQLDALVLGEGGVADSLAAGAVVVVTSTVGEAAVVSVAAALAARGILTVDAPVSGGPVRAGNGDLLIMVGADDAALAAAQPVLDAMSSSLTVVGGIGAGQQLKTVNQLLCGIHTAAASEALALAHRMGLDLDACIEVLGQGAAASFMLADRGPRIAAQLRGETPPLRSRLDVIGKDMGIVGDLTRQLKVATPVAAAAEQLYRTVSAAGHDASDDSVVATMLAKERTW from the coding sequence ATGAGCGCCCGGGTCGCGGTCCTCGGGCTCGGGGCCATGGGGCTGCCCATGGCCACCGCGCTCGCGCGGACGTTCGACGTGGTCGCGTTCGACATCGCCCCCGAGCGCGTCGCGCTCGCCGTGGAGGCGGGTGCCACCGGCGCGGCGACGGTCGCGGAGGCGTGCGCCGGGACCGACGTCGTCGTCGTGGGGGTGCGGGACGGGGCCCAGCTCGACGCGCTCGTGCTCGGCGAGGGCGGCGTCGCGGACTCGCTGGCCGCCGGCGCCGTCGTGGTCGTGACGTCGACGGTGGGGGAGGCCGCGGTCGTGTCGGTCGCCGCAGCGCTCGCCGCGCGCGGCATCCTCACGGTCGACGCGCCCGTGTCCGGCGGCCCCGTGCGCGCCGGCAACGGCGACCTGCTCATCATGGTCGGCGCGGACGACGCGGCCCTCGCGGCCGCGCAGCCCGTGCTCGACGCGATGTCCTCGTCGCTCACCGTCGTGGGCGGCATCGGCGCAGGTCAGCAGCTCAAGACCGTCAACCAGCTGCTGTGCGGCATCCACACGGCCGCGGCGTCCGAGGCGCTGGCCCTCGCGCACCGCATGGGCCTCGACCTCGACGCGTGCATCGAGGTGCTCGGCCAGGGCGCGGCGGCGTCGTTCATGCTCGCCGACCGCGGCCCGCGCATCGCCGCGCAGCTGCGCGGCGAGACCCCGCCGCTGCGCTCGCGCCTCGACGTCATCGGCAAGGACATGGGGATCGTCGGGGACCTGACGCGGCAGCTGAAGGTCGCCACGCCCGTCGCCGCGGCCGCCGAGCAGCTCTACCGCACGGTGTCCGCCGCCGGCCACGACGCGTCCGACGACTCGGTCGTCGCGACGATGCTGGCCAAGGAGCGGACGTGGTGA
- a CDS encoding dihydroxyacetone kinase family protein translates to MRPLADDPARFVDDALDGFVDLYADQVRRVPGGVVRATPAPASEVAVVVGGGSGHYPAFCGLVGPGYAHGAVVGNVFTSPSTADAVSVGAAAAGDAGVLLLTGNYAGDVMNFTLARDELRSRGIPAEFLVVTDDVASAPADEAHRRRGIAGDHVVFKVAGAAAAEGLSFDEVVAAARHANDRTRTLGVAFDGCTLPGAEQPLFTVPEGTVGLGVGIHGEPGIGEMPACTASELAALLVERLLSEKPTDAGPRVGVVLNGLGRTKYEELFVLWRAVRPLLDAAGLQAVQPDVGELVTSLDMSGCSLTLVWLDDDLERWWCAPAHTPAYRRGQAGVTGTTATPPSALAAERTESATTTPSQDAARVLDPTDAAEAQIVVAALARVREVLTELEPELGRLDAVAGDGDHGRGMLRGAGAAADAAAAAADAGHGAVACLRDAGRAWADRAGGTSGVLWGAGIGAVAHALAARPVADPSARVAAAARAGVAAVVTLGGAQPGDKTMVDAAEPFAAALEQAAGAGQAPAAAWDAAIEAARTAAQATADLRPRLGRARPLAERSVGTPDPGAVSFAAIVAAVRSTVVPEGEETS, encoded by the coding sequence GTGAGGCCCCTGGCCGACGACCCGGCGCGGTTCGTCGACGACGCGCTGGACGGGTTCGTCGACCTGTACGCCGACCAGGTGCGGCGCGTGCCCGGCGGTGTCGTGCGGGCCACGCCCGCGCCGGCGTCCGAGGTCGCGGTCGTCGTCGGCGGCGGGTCGGGGCACTACCCGGCGTTCTGCGGCCTGGTCGGCCCCGGCTACGCGCACGGCGCGGTCGTCGGCAACGTGTTCACGTCGCCGTCGACGGCCGACGCGGTGTCGGTCGGCGCGGCGGCCGCGGGTGACGCGGGCGTGCTCCTGCTCACCGGCAACTACGCCGGCGACGTCATGAACTTCACGCTCGCCCGCGACGAGCTGCGCTCGCGCGGCATCCCCGCGGAGTTCCTCGTCGTGACCGACGACGTCGCGTCCGCACCGGCCGACGAGGCGCACCGCCGCCGCGGCATCGCGGGCGACCACGTCGTGTTCAAGGTCGCCGGGGCGGCCGCCGCGGAGGGCCTGTCGTTCGACGAGGTCGTCGCCGCGGCCCGCCACGCCAACGACCGCACCCGCACGCTGGGCGTCGCGTTCGACGGCTGCACGCTGCCCGGTGCCGAGCAGCCCCTGTTCACCGTGCCCGAGGGCACGGTCGGGCTGGGCGTCGGCATCCACGGCGAGCCGGGGATCGGCGAGATGCCCGCGTGCACCGCGAGCGAGCTCGCCGCCCTCCTGGTCGAGCGGCTCCTGAGCGAGAAGCCCACCGACGCGGGTCCGCGCGTGGGCGTCGTGCTCAACGGGCTCGGCCGCACCAAGTACGAGGAGCTGTTCGTCCTCTGGCGCGCCGTGCGCCCGCTGCTCGACGCCGCGGGGCTCCAGGCCGTGCAGCCGGACGTCGGCGAGCTCGTCACGAGCCTCGACATGTCGGGCTGCTCGCTGACGCTCGTGTGGCTCGACGACGACCTCGAGCGCTGGTGGTGCGCGCCCGCGCACACCCCGGCCTACCGGCGGGGTCAGGCCGGGGTCACCGGCACCACGGCCACGCCGCCCTCGGCGCTGGCTGCGGAGCGGACGGAATCGGCCACGACCACGCCGTCGCAGGACGCGGCCCGGGTCCTCGACCCCACGGACGCGGCCGAGGCGCAGATCGTCGTCGCGGCGCTGGCGCGCGTCCGCGAGGTCCTCACGGAGCTCGAGCCCGAGCTGGGCCGGCTGGACGCCGTCGCCGGCGACGGTGACCACGGCCGCGGCATGCTCCGCGGTGCGGGCGCCGCGGCGGACGCTGCCGCAGCAGCCGCCGACGCGGGCCACGGAGCGGTCGCGTGCCTGCGGGACGCGGGCCGCGCCTGGGCCGACCGCGCCGGTGGCACCTCCGGCGTCCTGTGGGGCGCGGGCATCGGCGCCGTCGCGCACGCGCTCGCCGCCCGACCGGTGGCGGACCCGTCCGCACGGGTGGCCGCGGCCGCCCGCGCAGGCGTCGCCGCCGTCGTCACGCTGGGTGGCGCGCAGCCGGGCGACAAGACCATGGTCGACGCCGCCGAGCCGTTCGCCGCCGCGCTCGAGCAGGCCGCGGGCGCGGGCCAGGCGCCCGCAGCGGCGTGGGACGCGGCGATCGAGGCCGCACGCACCGCGGCGCAGGCCACCGCGGACCTGCGTCCGCGCCTCGGCCGCGCACGTCCGCTCGCCGAGCGCAGCGTGGGCACGCCCGACCCCGGAGCCGTGTCGTTCGCCGCGATCGTGGCGGCCGTCCGGTCGACCGTGGTACCCGAGGGAGAGGAGACGTCATGA
- a CDS encoding ribose-5-phosphate isomerase yields the protein MSVARIVVGADEAGLTYKDALADLLRADPRVEVVEDVGVHADDDTAYPHVAVAAARKVAEGAADRALLVCGTGLGMAIAANKVPGVRAVTAHDTFSVQRSVLSNDAQVLCLGQRVIGLELAKVLVREWLDHEFDTTSASAAKVDVIRGYEAEGATAPDADAAESGTEGC from the coding sequence ATGAGCGTCGCGAGGATCGTGGTCGGTGCCGACGAGGCCGGCCTGACGTACAAGGACGCGCTCGCCGACCTGCTGCGCGCCGACCCGCGCGTCGAGGTCGTCGAGGACGTCGGCGTGCACGCCGACGACGACACCGCGTACCCGCACGTGGCGGTGGCGGCCGCCCGCAAGGTCGCCGAGGGCGCGGCCGACCGGGCCCTGCTGGTGTGCGGCACCGGCCTGGGCATGGCGATCGCCGCCAACAAGGTGCCCGGCGTCCGCGCGGTGACGGCGCACGACACCTTCTCGGTGCAGCGCTCCGTGCTGTCCAACGACGCGCAGGTGCTCTGCCTGGGACAGCGCGTCATCGGCCTGGAGCTCGCGAAGGTGCTGGTCCGCGAGTGGCTGGACCACGAGTTCGACACGACGTCGGCGTCCGCCGCCAAGGTCGACGTGATCCGCGGGTACGAGGCCGAGGGTGCGACGGCGCCGGACGCCGACGCGGCCGAGAGCGGCACCGAGGGCTGCTGA
- a CDS encoding DMT family transporter, giving the protein MSTTSVAWIVLVVSGLFEAVWATALGRSEGFTRLGPTVVFGLGLLVSMGGLAYAMRELPTGTSYAVWVGIGASVTVAFAMVTGAEPASLVKILLILGIVGCVIGLKLVH; this is encoded by the coding sequence GTGTCCACCACGTCCGTCGCCTGGATCGTGCTCGTCGTGTCCGGGCTGTTCGAGGCCGTCTGGGCCACCGCCCTCGGCCGCTCCGAGGGGTTCACCCGGCTCGGCCCGACGGTCGTCTTCGGCCTCGGGCTGCTCGTGTCCATGGGCGGCCTGGCCTACGCGATGCGTGAGCTGCCCACCGGCACGTCGTACGCCGTGTGGGTCGGGATCGGCGCGTCCGTGACCGTCGCGTTCGCGATGGTGACGGGTGCCGAGCCCGCGAGCCTGGTGAAGATCCTGCTCATCCTCGGGATCGTCGGGTGCGTCATCGGGCTGAAGCTCGTGCACTGA
- a CDS encoding YqjF family protein, with protein MSGRLPDAPIRVPVALMRWETLTFVHWAYPPQVVAAHLPPGLEPQVLDGAAWVGITPFVMRDPRVPGLPTPPAWSRFVEVNVRTYVRHPASGTDGLWFLRLLCTRPAVVVGLRAAGVPYRMASGRVEDGGDATRYRARGRDGGMLDPRVVPGARLAPDPWLVSVTGRWNAYGRRAGRLWRAPVAHPPWPLHAATVERLETDLPQVCGLPAPSGAPHVVWSPGVDVRAGAPRLLPRT; from the coding sequence GTGAGCGGCCGGCTGCCCGACGCGCCCATCCGGGTGCCCGTCGCGCTCATGCGGTGGGAGACCCTCACCTTCGTCCACTGGGCGTACCCTCCGCAGGTCGTGGCCGCGCACCTGCCGCCGGGGCTGGAGCCGCAGGTCCTCGACGGCGCCGCGTGGGTGGGGATCACCCCGTTCGTCATGCGGGACCCGCGTGTCCCGGGGCTGCCGACCCCGCCGGCGTGGTCGCGGTTCGTCGAGGTGAACGTCCGCACCTACGTGCGCCACCCGGCGAGCGGCACCGACGGCCTGTGGTTCCTCCGGCTGCTGTGCACGCGGCCGGCCGTCGTGGTGGGCCTGCGCGCGGCGGGGGTGCCGTACCGGATGGCGTCGGGACGCGTCGAGGACGGCGGCGACGCGACGCGCTACCGCGCCCGCGGCCGGGACGGCGGCATGCTCGACCCGCGCGTGGTGCCCGGTGCGCGGCTGGCCCCCGACCCCTGGCTGGTGTCGGTCACGGGCAGGTGGAACGCCTACGGGCGCCGCGCGGGACGCCTGTGGCGGGCACCTGTCGCGCACCCGCCGTGGCCCCTGCACGCTGCGACGGTCGAGCGGCTCGAGACCGACCTGCCGCAGGTGTGCGGGCTGCCCGCGCCGTCCGGGGCGCCGCACGTGGTGTGGTCGCCCGGCGTCGACGTGCGCGCCGGTGCGCCGCGGCTGCTGCCGCGCACGTGA
- a CDS encoding type II toxin-antitoxin system Phd/YefM family antitoxin: MATVGVRELRQDASDVLRRVEAGERVVVTVHGRSVADLVPLTETRPTWRPVRDLAVVFPGVHDPDWEDDTALVDGA; this comes from the coding sequence ATGGCGACCGTCGGGGTACGCGAGCTCAGGCAGGACGCGTCCGACGTGCTGCGCCGGGTCGAGGCGGGCGAGCGCGTCGTCGTGACCGTCCACGGGCGGTCTGTCGCGGACCTCGTCCCCCTCACCGAGACCCGCCCGACCTGGCGTCCCGTGCGAGACCTCGCGGTGGTGTTCCCCGGGGTGCACGACCCCGACTGGGAAGACGACACGGCACTCGTCGACGGGGCTTGA